From a region of the Terriglobia bacterium genome:
- a CDS encoding TonB family protein, with product MDYTFNSLLAPLAEPPRRTRQFSASLLVHTAALMLVALIPLTHPQIVLHKPTSGYLVMPLLSEYQAPKHVQAAPKVKLPPVPQVDPATVAKLEVPRRMRQVEREIEPPKVVGAKFDPVVPAPAPVQPKLVHEVKTGVLGEGSSAKPTVKAAVAKVQTGGFGDENGVNGEGRRDARLLVAHLGSPDLPFGGGGYGNGSGGAHGVRGTVASAGFGNGIATPLAGGSSREVHAGGFGDGSAVTGGSRMRVQSDRGDLKPVEILSKPRPVYTAEARQLKIEGEVLLEVVFGADGSLRVQRVARGLGHGLDEAAVRAAQQIRFRPARRDGQPLDSTAMLHIVFELAY from the coding sequence ATGGACTACACATTCAACTCGCTGCTCGCTCCCCTGGCGGAACCACCACGCCGCACGCGGCAGTTCAGCGCCAGCCTGCTGGTACACACCGCGGCGCTGATGCTGGTGGCGCTGATCCCCCTGACGCATCCCCAGATCGTTCTTCACAAGCCGACGTCCGGCTACCTGGTCATGCCGCTGCTGAGCGAGTATCAGGCGCCGAAGCACGTACAGGCTGCGCCCAAGGTGAAGCTGCCGCCGGTGCCCCAAGTGGACCCGGCCACGGTTGCCAAGCTCGAAGTGCCGCGGCGAATGCGGCAGGTTGAGCGCGAGATCGAGCCGCCCAAGGTCGTTGGTGCCAAGTTCGATCCGGTCGTTCCGGCGCCCGCGCCGGTGCAGCCCAAGCTAGTGCACGAAGTGAAGACGGGCGTGCTGGGCGAAGGGAGCTCCGCCAAGCCCACGGTCAAGGCGGCGGTAGCGAAGGTCCAGACCGGCGGTTTTGGTGACGAGAACGGAGTGAATGGCGAGGGCCGCCGCGACGCGCGACTTCTCGTGGCCCATCTCGGCTCCCCCGACCTGCCCTTCGGCGGCGGTGGATATGGGAACGGCTCCGGCGGCGCGCACGGGGTGCGCGGCACGGTGGCCAGCGCCGGGTTCGGGAACGGCATCGCGACCCCGCTGGCTGGGGGAAGCTCCCGCGAAGTGCATGCCGGAGGGTTCGGCGACGGCTCAGCCGTAACTGGCGGTTCGAGGATGCGCGTCCAGAGCGACAGGGGAGACCTGAAGCCGGTCGAGATCCTCTCCAAGCCGCGCCCGGTCTATACCGCGGAAGCGCGGCAACTGAAGATCGAGGGCGAGGTGCTGCTGGAGGTCGTATTCGGCGCCGACGGCTCGCTGCGCGTCCAACGCGTGGCCCGCGGATTGGGACACGGGCTGGATGAGGCCGCAGTCCGCGCCGCGCAACAGATCCGCTTCCGGCCGGCGCGCCGCGACGGCCAGCCCTTGGATTCTACGGCCATGCTGCACATCGTTTTTGAACTGGCATATTGA
- a CDS encoding M48 family metalloprotease, with amino-acid sequence MKKVDLVLFTLLLATMALAQEQAVPDSQVIDRFIAREQLLVQNLHNFSPLVETYVQYMRPDAELGSVPEKDEYFLGRMKLSKAITEASYTEKQGRTKRVLGVFGGMFTVKFAPEGFDGLILVDGEHFDRAHYGFTFVRREFLGDIRTMVYDVKPAKGSKAGFLGRIWVEDQEYNIVRFNGTHEAPGMFKYNFHFDSWRQNVRPGLWLPTLVYNEESDMKYAMFRTLRFKSQTRLWGYDPKFAGYEDELTRIKVESKTGAQDHSQTAEEYSPLQSQRMFEGEAEQNVIERLERAGLIAPKGEVDKVLNTVVNNLEVTNNLDIEPEVQCRVLLTSPLESFTVGHTIVLSRGLIDTLPDEASLAAVLSRELAHIALGHRLNTKYAFSDRMLFSDPETLQKMRLRRAEHEEDEADTKAIAFLKASPYSAKLGNAGLFLRQLQARAGSLPNLTTPRLGNPLIHGNTVSMAGLAASAPELQMQRTEQVAALPLGARVKLDPWSSSIEMVKARPLPLLSAREKMPFEVTPLRPYLKRQVSEGESATAPENSPAPETAPATVSPAGAPGGSVSVPAAAQSSINMSPLLQVKRP; translated from the coding sequence ATGAAGAAAGTAGATCTGGTCCTGTTCACGCTTCTGCTGGCCACGATGGCGCTGGCGCAGGAGCAAGCGGTTCCCGACAGCCAGGTGATCGACCGCTTCATCGCGCGCGAGCAGTTACTGGTGCAGAACCTGCACAACTTCTCGCCTCTGGTCGAGACCTACGTCCAGTACATGCGTCCGGACGCCGAACTGGGTTCGGTGCCGGAGAAGGACGAGTACTTCCTGGGACGCATGAAGCTGTCCAAAGCCATCACTGAAGCCAGCTACACCGAGAAGCAGGGCCGAACCAAACGCGTGCTGGGCGTGTTCGGCGGCATGTTCACCGTGAAGTTCGCGCCCGAAGGCTTCGACGGGCTGATCCTGGTGGACGGCGAGCACTTCGACCGGGCGCATTACGGCTTCACCTTCGTGCGCCGGGAATTCCTGGGCGACATCCGCACCATGGTGTACGACGTGAAGCCGGCGAAGGGCTCGAAGGCGGGGTTCCTGGGACGCATCTGGGTCGAAGACCAGGAGTACAACATCGTGCGCTTCAATGGGACGCACGAAGCGCCCGGGATGTTCAAGTACAACTTCCATTTCGACAGCTGGCGGCAGAATGTCCGGCCCGGCCTTTGGCTGCCTACCCTGGTCTACAACGAAGAGTCGGACATGAAGTACGCAATGTTCCGCACGCTGCGCTTCAAGTCCCAGACCCGTCTGTGGGGCTACGACCCGAAATTCGCCGGGTACGAGGACGAGCTGACGCGCATCAAGGTCGAATCCAAGACGGGCGCGCAGGACCACAGCCAGACCGCGGAAGAATACTCGCCGTTGCAGAGCCAGCGCATGTTCGAAGGCGAAGCCGAGCAGAACGTGATCGAGCGCCTGGAGCGCGCGGGCCTGATCGCGCCCAAAGGCGAAGTGGACAAGGTCCTCAACACGGTGGTCAACAACCTCGAGGTGACCAACAACCTCGACATCGAGCCCGAGGTGCAGTGCCGCGTGCTGCTGACCTCGCCGCTGGAGTCCTTCACCGTGGGCCACACCATCGTGCTGAGCCGCGGGCTGATCGACACGTTGCCCGACGAAGCCAGCCTGGCGGCAGTGCTGTCGCGTGAGCTGGCGCACATCGCGCTCGGCCACCGCCTGAACACGAAATACGCCTTCAGCGACCGCATGCTGTTCTCCGATCCCGAGACCTTGCAGAAGATGCGGCTGCGCCGCGCGGAGCACGAGGAGGACGAGGCGGACACCAAGGCCATCGCGTTCCTGAAGGCTTCGCCGTATTCCGCGAAACTGGGCAACGCAGGCCTGTTCCTGCGTCAGCTCCAGGCGCGCGCCGGGTCGCTGCCCAACCTGACCACGCCGCGGCTGGGCAACCCGCTCATCCACGGCAACACCGTGAGCATGGCCGGCCTGGCCGCCAGCGCGCCTGAGCTCCAGATGCAGCGCACGGAACAGGTGGCGGCGCTGCCCCTGGGCGCGCGCGTCAAGCTCGATCCCTGGAGCAGCTCCATCGAGATGGTGAAAGCCAGGCCGCTGCCGCTGCTGTCGGCGCGGGAGAAGATGCCGTTTGAAGTGACGCCGCTGCGGCCTTACCTGAAGCGCCAGGTGAGCGAGGGCGAATCGGCGACCGCGCCGGAGAACTCGCCGGCGCCGGAAACAGCTCCTGCGACGGTGTCGCCCGCCGGCGCGCCAGGCGGCAGTGTCTCCGTTCCGGCCGCTGCGCAATCCAGCATCAACATGTCGCCCCTCCTGCAAGTAAAGCGCCCGTAG